From Micromonospora echinaurantiaca:
GTAGCGCACGTTCCAGCCGCCGGTCTGCGAGCGCTTCGGCTGCTGCAGGTCCGGGCGCCAGAGCAGCTCCTCGGCCTTCGGGTGCCAGCCGAGGTTGACCTCGTGCAGCCGGTCGTTGTGGGTGAGGAAGACGACCTCGGCGGCGAGCTGCGCCCGGGCCCGGGGCCCGATCCCGGCGTCGAGCTGGTCGAGCAGCTCCGCCCAGTCGTCGAGCCAGCCGTCGCGGACCACCACCGGGCTGAAGTTGACGTGCACCTCGTACCCGGCGGCGACGAAGTCGTCGATGGCGGCGATCCGCTCGGCGACCGGTGAGGTGCGGATGTCGAGCAGCTTGGCGTCCCGGGCGGGCATCAGCGAGAACCGGATCCGGGTCCGCCCGCGCGGGTCCCAGTCGAGCAGGTCCCGGTTGACGTGCTTGGTGGCGAAGCTGGCCTTCGCGGTGGGCAGGTCGCGGAAGCAGGTGACCAGGTCGCGGACGTTGTCGCTGACCCGGGCGTCCAGCGAGCAGTCGGAGTTCTCGCCGATGTCGTAGACCCACGCGTGCGGGTCGCACTGGTTCGGGGCGTCCTTCACGCCCTGCCGGGCGACGTGCCGGGACAGGTAGCCGGTGATCCGCTCGATGTTGGCGAAGACGGTGATCGGATTGCTGTAGCCCTTGCGCCGGGGCACGTAACAGTAGGCGCAGGCCATGGCGCAGCCGTTGGCGGTGGACGGGGCGATGAAGTCGCTGGAACGCCCGTTGGGCCGGGCGGTGAGCGACTTCTTCACCCCGAGCACCAGGGTCTCGCTCTTGATCCGCACCCAGCGGGCCACGTTCGTCTCGTCGCCGTACAGCTCCGGGATGCGGGTGTGGCTGTCGATCTCGATCCGCTCGGCGTCGGGGAAGCGGGCCAGCACCTGCTGGCCGCGCGGGAGCGCGGCGGCCTCCGGCTCCACGAAGATCCGCCGGATGTCGAGCAGCCGGGACTGCGGGACGACGTCGGTCACAAACCAGTACAACTGCGGACCGACCGCCCGTCTTCCCACCGGCGGCGACGTTTCCCGTCGGGCCCGCCGGGTATCCGCCGCCATGCCCGCACTGTCCCGCCGAGGCCGCTGACGTGCCCGAAGGGCACCTGATCCACCGGTACGCCCGCGAGCAGCACGCCGCGCTCGCCGGGCAGGTGCTGACGGTCTCCAGCCCGCAGGGCCGGTTCGATCCCGGCCCGTACGACGGGCGCCGGCTGCACGCCGTGGAGGCGTACGGCAAGCATCTGCTCTACCACCTGGACGGCAGCCCGACCCTGCACGTGCACCTCGGCATGCGCGGGCTGTTCCTGCGCCACGACGACCCGACCGCCGCCCCGCGCGCCGGGGTGCGGCTGCGGCTGGCCGGCGCCGCCGTCGCGTACGACCTGATCGCCCCGATCCGGTGCGAGCCGCTCCCGCCTGGCGGTGAAAGCGCGCTGCGGGCCTCGCTGGGGCCGGACCCGCTGCGCGCCGACGTCGACCCGGCGGAGGCGGTCCGCCGGCTGGCCGCCGCGCGGGGCGCGGTCGGCGCCGCGGTGCTCGACCAGGCGGTCTGGGCGGGCATCGGCAACGCCTGGCGGGCCGAACTGCTCTTCCTCGCCGGCCTGGATCCGGACACCAGGGACGTCGGGCCGGAAACAGCTCGGCGGCTGTGGGACCTTGCGGTCCGGTACCTGGCCCTGGGCCGCGACGCCGGGCAGGTGGTCAGCGACCCGGCGGCCCCGGACGAGCGGTGGGTCTACAAGCGGCAGGCGTGCCGCCGCTGCGGGGCGCCGGTGCGGGTGTGGGAGCTGGGCGGGCGCTCGGCGTACGCCTGCCCGGTCGACCAGCCCCGCGGCTGACCCGGCCGCGGCGGGGTTCAGCCGGCCCGGACGGGGGCGGCCGCCGCGCGCCGGGCCGAACCCGCACCGGCCTGCCCGGGCCCGGTGGGCCGAGTCGGCCGGGACACCTCCGCGACGGCCTCCTCGACGGTGTCGAAGACCGGGAAGAGCCCGTCCACGCGCATCGTGTGCAGCACCGTGCGGATGTAGCGGGACGGCGCGGCGAGGCACAGCACCGCCCCGCGCTCGCGGGCGTCCCGGTGGGCGCGGACCAGCAGTCCGAGCCCGGTGGAGTCGATCAGGTGGACCCGGGCCAGGTCGACCACCACGTGCCCGCGCACCTCGACCGCGCTGTGCAGCGCCGCCCGGAGCGCGTCGCCCCCGTCCAGGTCGATGTCGCCCGCGACGCTCA
This genomic window contains:
- a CDS encoding STAS domain-containing protein, encoding MTVVPDENLMTLICDACGDTVRATACVLPDAEVVWTLVSEHGWSGSPFATGPHRCPRCAPLPPDPTDPTDGGHPGEVLGIDYLEDVPVVSVAGDIDLDGGDALRAALHSAVEVRGHVVVDLARVHLIDSTGLGLLVRAHRDARERGAVLCLAAPSRYIRTVLHTMRVDGLFPVFDTVEEAVAEVSRPTRPTGPGQAGAGSARRAAAAPVRAG
- a CDS encoding spore photoproduct lyase family protein, whose protein sequence is MTDVVPQSRLLDIRRIFVEPEAAALPRGQQVLARFPDAERIEIDSHTRIPELYGDETNVARWVRIKSETLVLGVKKSLTARPNGRSSDFIAPSTANGCAMACAYCYVPRRKGYSNPITVFANIERITGYLSRHVARQGVKDAPNQCDPHAWVYDIGENSDCSLDARVSDNVRDLVTCFRDLPTAKASFATKHVNRDLLDWDPRGRTRIRFSLMPARDAKLLDIRTSPVAERIAAIDDFVAAGYEVHVNFSPVVVRDGWLDDWAELLDQLDAGIGPRARAQLAAEVVFLTHNDRLHEVNLGWHPKAEELLWRPDLQQPKRSQTGGWNVRYRTGQKGRYVAALTELIAARTPYCRIRYAF
- a CDS encoding DNA-formamidopyrimidine glycosylase family protein yields the protein MPEGHLIHRYAREQHAALAGQVLTVSSPQGRFDPGPYDGRRLHAVEAYGKHLLYHLDGSPTLHVHLGMRGLFLRHDDPTAAPRAGVRLRLAGAAVAYDLIAPIRCEPLPPGGESALRASLGPDPLRADVDPAEAVRRLAAARGAVGAAVLDQAVWAGIGNAWRAELLFLAGLDPDTRDVGPETARRLWDLAVRYLALGRDAGQVVSDPAAPDERWVYKRQACRRCGAPVRVWELGGRSAYACPVDQPRG